A stretch of DNA from Hirundo rustica isolate bHirRus1 chromosome 1, bHirRus1.pri.v3, whole genome shotgun sequence:
ACTACATGCAATAGTAAGTCTGCATTATCTTAGGACTGAGCTACGCTAGTGGAAAgaatatattaaattttttttcacgATCAAAAtgtctgtgtttattttgtctAGCTCTGTTTTATACTTAGTTTTGTCCACCAAATTATGACATCCAGTCTTGGATTAGAATTAAATTAATGTCTtagtaaataaaaatctaagGAAAAATGCAGTTTGTTTTGACATGTATTACATCTGGAACTGTAGCAAAGAAGACAGGCTTAGTAATTATGGTGCATGTTCTTTATCAAACTAGGTTTATGTTTAAATTTTTAGCCAAGCTGCTGTTTCAGCCCAAGTGACTTCCAGCACTGAGCCAGCGAGATCTGCAGTTTCCCAGGCTGTAAATTCAGAACATGCTCCTGCAAATGAGCCTGCAGCAGTGCCAAATGTAGCCGTCCAGGAGAACAGGCCTGTAAACCAAAACGTTCAGATGAATGCACAAGGTGGCCCAGTAGTGAATGAAGAGGACTTCAACCGGGACTGGCTGGACTGGATGTACACATTCTCTAGAGCAGCAATTCTTCTGAGCATTGTATACTTCTATTCTTCTTTCAGTCGGTTTGTCATGGTAATGGGAGCCATGCTGCTGGTTTATTTGTGAGTACAACGGCTGAGTATAGCTGCAGATCTGAGATCTGGCATATGGTTGTTAGTGtttattccatttaaaattaaaaaatatccacATGCAAAAATTTACACGCTGCTCCTTTACGGTAGGGTGTGTCtgttaaaaaaagtaaatttaaacaAGTAGAGAAACTGATGTGAAGAAAGAAGTAAttctcaaaatgtttttatagTAAGTTGGGTACACGTTATACCCAAAACACAGTGTTCTTACATATTGGTGATATTAATAGATCAGTATTATTGACATGTAGCATTTTGggatgaaaattttgaaagtggGGGGGGTGAGGAGAGGGAAGCTCATATAGGTGAAGAATATACTTGCATAAACTTAAACTTACTGCTTGGATGTGAAATTGCAAAGCAAAGCTCATGtatatttccaaaataatttaaggGTTCtgtgcagtaattttttttttagtcagagTTAAGGTAGTGGTACTATAATAGTGGGGAACTAGAGCTGCTAGGATTACAGAGACATAAAATTTTTTTAACTGGTTGTCCTGAAGACCTAGGAGCATTCTGTGTTTAACTGAGAAATTACCAGTACTGTTGTCATCACTTCCTCTTGCATTTAAAGGTACTTTGGTGATGTAAATAGAAGTTGAAAACAGCAGTAATGCTTGATATTTTGGACTGATGTCATTCACTGAGAGTTTCCTTACATTGTAGTCTCAGTCCTAACTAGGACTATTCTTTCATACAGGTAGGTAGGGTAGGTGGAATCAGAATATAGATGCTTGGAAGCATCAGAGAGgcttattttatttacagtgaTGATGTGATTCAAGCATTAGCTgaaatttaaattccttttttccacggaaaattaaatttaaactAAGAAAATTAAGGCTGGCTTTGAAAACTTACTTAACTTCAGTACTTTAAAATGGGGAGGAGACCCATTAAAAAGTATTCTACATATTGAATCACCTAATCATGGTACATTATTCGTCTTCTGGAACTGAGGGCTGCGAACAGCAAGACCTTAATGCAGACATTGAAGAATAGCCATTCAATCTAGAAGGCTGAATTATAGAAAAATAGATGTAGCTTCATTCATTTGAAAGTACTTACAGAATTTGCTGCAGTAATTAcctgtagaagaaaaatatttttactccTTTCAAAAGAGAGGTTTTCAACTGTTCCACTTTCTTACATAGACACCAAGCTGGATGGTTTCCCTTTAGGCAAGAGGGAGGCCAACAACAGGCAGCCAATAATGCAGACGTGAACCGTGATGGGCAACATGCAAATAATCCTGATCTTGAAGAGATGGTGAGTAAGGGCAGACATGTCTTTTGAGACTGTTAAGTATTATATTGTAAAGTATGCTGTAGTGCCTAGACAGAAAGTCAGCTTCTGTGGAATGGAGTTGGTTTAACCAGAAAGCTTTTAGCATTGTCCTCAGGTTGTGTCTGCTGcttaaattctgtatttttcctgtCTGACAATTACTGATTGTCCCTACTTCAATAACACAGACTTTCTTCATGCTAATTGTTTCAGGAAGTTGTTCTGAGAGAAGTCACTTAGTGTAGGAAGATACTGCTGGTTACCTTATGTCAgaattctgaaaagaaacagttgaattgcttcaatttctgtttttaaaggagCGACTTATGGATGATGGGATTGATGAAGACAACGGAGAAGATGCAGGTGAAGATGGCAatacagagcagcagcctggattCATGGCTTCTGCTTGGTCCTTTATCACAACTTTCTTCACATCACTGATCCCTGAAGGGCCTCCACAGGTTGGCAATTGAAGTGGAAAAGGAACTGTGTCAGGCAGCCTCAGTTAGCCATACATAGAAGGGGAGCAGATCCTAGAGAGTGTTCTAAATACAGTgcaatttctgaaaatttataatgttttctttttgatcATGGTGtacaaaaatgtgtatttttttctttttggctttcTCATGCATTGAATATGTTAAGCACAAGTGGACT
This window harbors:
- the HERPUD2 gene encoding homocysteine-responsive endoplasmic reticulum-resident ubiquitin-like domain member 2 protein isoform X3, coding for MDQSVVEHPVTLIIKAPNQKYTDQTISCFLEWTVGKLKSHLSKVYPSKPQDEYHMVHLVCTSRTPPSSPKPSTSRESHGASTSSSSSNLDRFGPTAASPTNQEAPSSLNTSADGLRHRNLPQGHSNPTPSHQFPYLMQGNIGNQLPGQGVPAGFSMYPAFSPLQMIWWQQMYVRQYYMQYQAAVSAQVTSSTEPARSAVSQAVNSEHAPANEPAAVPNVAVQENRPVNQNVQMNAQGGPVVNEEDFNRDWLDWMYTFSRAAILLSIVYFYSSFSRFVMVMGAMLLVYLHQAGWFPFRQEGGQQQAANNADVNRDGQHANNPDLEEMERLMDDGIDEDNGEDAGEDGNTEQQPGFMASAWSFITTFFTSLIPEGPPQVGN
- the HERPUD2 gene encoding homocysteine-responsive endoplasmic reticulum-resident ubiquitin-like domain member 2 protein isoform X1 translates to MDQSVVEHPVTLIIKAPNQKYTDQTISCFLEWTVGKLKSHLSKVYPSKPSTKDQRLVYSGRLLPDHLQLKDVLRKQDEYHMVHLVCTSRTPPSSPKPSTSRESHGASTSSSSSNLDRFGPTAASPTNQEAPSSLNTSADGLRHRNLPQGHSNPTPSHQFPYLMQGNIGNQLPGQGVPAGFSMYPAFSPLQMIWWQQMYVRQYYMQYQAAVSAQVTSSTEPARSAVSQAVNSEHAPANEPAAVPNVAVQENRPVNQNVQMNAQGGPVVNEEDFNRDWLDWMYTFSRAAILLSIVYFYSSFSRFVMVMGAMLLVYLHQAGWFPFRQEGGQQQAANNADVNRDGQHANNPDLEEMERLMDDGIDEDNGEDAGEDGNTEQQPGFMASAWSFITTFFTSLIPEGPPQVGN